A genomic region of Oreochromis niloticus isolate F11D_XX unplaced genomic scaffold, O_niloticus_UMD_NMBU tig00006684_pilon, whole genome shotgun sequence contains the following coding sequences:
- the LOC109198755 gene encoding uncharacterized protein LOC109198755 has translation MKQIYRVPFERNTERVKQLRYDYVQRVMELEADAMGHELLFVDEAGFNLSKTRRRGRNIIGHRVIINVPGQRGGNITMCAAISQNGVVHHHATIGSYNTAHIIAFLDTLHDMLTVQRPEQTRYVIIWDNVSFHRAALVRNWFTDHPSFMALNLPPYSPFLNPIEEFFSAWRWKVYDCHPHQQVALLQAMEEACGDIDQASCQTWIRHSRRYFPRRLGLEDIACDVDEILWPDPERRHDVG, from the exons ATGAAGCAAATTTACAGAGTTCCTTTCGAGAGAAACACAGAACGTGTAAAGCAACTGCGATATGACTATGTGCAG AGAGTGATGGAACTAGAAGCAGATGCAATGGGACATGAGCTACTTTTTGTGGATGAGGCCggttttaacctcagtaaaaccagGAGACGTGGCAGGAACATTATTGGACACCGTGTCATCATCAATGTCCCAGGACAACGTGGTGGTAACATAACCATGTGTGCAGCTATAAGCCAAAATggtgttgttcaccatcatgcaaCCATAGGCTCAtacaacactgcacacattattGCATTCCTGGACACCTTGCATGACATGCTCACTGTTCAGAGACCAGAGCAGACCCGATATGTCATCATATGGGACAATGTTAGTTTCCATAGGGCTGCTTTGGTCCGCAACTGGTTTACAGACCACCCATCCTTCATGGCACTCAACCTCCCTCCATACTCTCCATTCTTAAATCCCATCGAGGAGTTCTTCTCTGCCTGGCGCTGGAAAGTGTACGACTGTCATCCTCATCAACAGGTAGCCCTTTTACAGGCAATGGAGGAGGCATGTGGAGATATTGACCAGGCATCATGTCAGACCTGGATACGGCATTCAAGGAGATATTTTCCCCGGCGCCTTGGACTGGAGGATATCGCATGCGATGTGGACGAAATTTTGTGGCCGGACCCAGAAAGACGACATGATGTAGGctga